CCGAAATTCAACAGGATCTGCTGCGGCCGATCTTTATCTCTTCTCTGATGGCCCATGATACCTTCGTCCGTGACTGGGTTCTGGCCGGGGAAACCGACCCCGACAAAATGGTTCGTTACCTGCGGGAAATCCAAAAGCGCTACGGCACGGTGACCAGTTTTTTCGTCTCCGAATACAGCCACCACTACTATCATTCCAGCGGCGTGCTGAAAACAGTCTCCCCGGATGACCCGCAGGACCGCTGGTATTTCAATATGCCCAAGGTGCTGCAGGACTATCAGGTCAATATCGATCGCGACACCTCCGACCTGACCAGTATGACCGTATTCATCAACTACAAGGTCTACGATTACCTCGGCAATTACATCGGCACCATCGGAGTCGGTCTTGGGGTTAAATCGGTCAAAGGGCTCATCGAAACCTACCAGGAACGCTATGGCCGGACCATATTTTTCACGGATCGGCAGGGCAAGGTCGCTCTGGTCGGCAGTCAATACGACGGGCCGAATAGCCTCAGGGATATCCCCGGGCTGGATATCTACGCCACCCAGATTCTGACGTCACCCAGTACCTCCTTGACCTATCAGCAGGACAACCATACCTATTATTTCAACAGCCGCCTGGTGGAAGATTTCAACTGGTATCTGATCGTCCTGGAAAAAGAGACGGCGGGAGAAGCGCGCATCCAGAAAACCCTGCTGATCAACATCGCCATCAGCCTGGCTATCACCACGGTGGTGTTGATCATCGCCGGAATCACCATCGGCAACTACCAAAAGCGCCTGGAAGCCATGGCCACCACTGACAAACTGACCGGGCTGACCAATCGGCAAATGTTCGATTTCCTCTACAAACAGGCCTGGAAAGCCAATCTGCGCCGCAAAACCGCGCTGTCCATCCTGATCATCGATATCGACCACTTCAAACATGTCAACGACACCTATGGCCATCCGGCCGGTGATCAGGTGCTGCAGGCGGTGGCCAAGGCCCTCGCGGAAACCCTGCGCGGCGACGATATGCTGTTCCGCTGGGGGGGCGAAGAGTTTCTGGCCCTGCTCTCCGATTGCAGTATTGACCAGGCCAGGATTCTGGCGGAACGCTTGCGCAGCAGGGTCGAGGAGCAGGCGATTTATCGCGGCGAAGCGACCATCCAGGTCACGGTCAGTCTGGGAGCGGCCGAATTGCAAGTGGATGAAGAAGCGGACCGGCTGATTTCAAGGGCAGATCAGGCTCTTTACCGGGCCAAACACGGCGGCCGCAACCGGGTCGAAACCGCAACCGGACAGTCATCATGACTCCGAAGGAACTGATCGAACAGTGGGTAGAGGCGTTCAACGCCGGGGATGTGTTGCGCCTGGCGGAATTCTATAGCGAGGATGCAGTCAATCACCAGGTTGCCGAGCAGCCGGTGGTCGGCCGCCAGGCCATCGCAGAGATGTTCGCCCGTGAATTTGCCAGGGCCGACATGACCTGTCTGGTCGAAAACCTGTTTGCCGACGGCGACTGGGCGATTCTTGAATGGAAAGATCCCCTCGGCCTGCGCGGCTGCGGATTTTTCCGTATCGAACAGGGCAAGATCGCTATTCAACGCGGCTACTGGGACAAGCTCTCATTCCTGCGTCAGCACGGCTTGCCGTTGCCGACCGAGTAGTCCTTTCAGGTTTTAAAGGTCGGACAGAGAATTTTTCAAGCAGGAAAAATATCCTTTTCCTCCCTTCACCAAGCCAACACGTCAGCAGCTCAACATGTTTGTTGAGCTGCCCGTCGTTCCCCCTTGCTAGGTACGAATCAAGGCCAGCGCGCGCGCGGCGGCCTGCTCGAGGATACCGGCATGCGCGGCAAAATCGAGCACGGTGATCCGCTCCCGAATGGCGCGGCTGTTCATGGCCGCCAGCAGGAATTCATCCACCGACAACCTGAACGCCTCAAGCCCAAAAGGCGCACCAACCCTGGAGAACAGCTCAACAAAATATTCCGGCGGTCGCACCTGTCCGAACAGCGGGCGAAGTTTTTCCCAATACCGTGGCAACTGTTCATCAAAGGCAGCCAAAGCGTCCCGCTTGTTGGCAAACTGGCCGGCAACCTCAGCGGCATAAGGTCCCCAGATCTCCGGGATACGCGCAGCAGTGGCGGAAAATTCCGCTTCCGCACGGGGCGCCAGAGCCTTTTTGTCCAGCCCGGCCAGTAACTGGTAACAGGCCGCAGATAGGATGATCCCCAGACCGACCTGTAGGCCGTGCCGTTCCGGTACGCGCCCGGTCAAGGGTTCCCGCATGTCCCAGAAGTGCGACATCAGATGCTCCCCGCCCGAGGCCGGAGCGCTGGACCCGGCCAGACTCATGGCCACACCGGAAATCAGCAACCCATGGAATAGCCCCATGACCGCCTTTTCTTCCCCCCGGCCGATGGCTTCGGGTTGCTCACTGTAATCCTTTTCCACTCCGGCCATCATGGCCGCCGGCAAACCGCAATAGCTCTGACTGAACAACAGGGACTCCGCCTGCCAGTCGATATCCGACACCACTTTGGCCAGGACATCACAAAAACCCGCCTGACGCAGCTTAAGGGGAGCGTTTTGAATCACCTCTGGAAGGACATACAAACGCTCCGGCGGGGTCGCGGGCAGGGTCCGTTTTACCCCCTTGACCTTGATCGCGGCGATCCCGGAGGTGTAACCATTCATGGAGGGTGCCGTCGGCATCACCCAGAACGGTTTGCCGTCTGCGCTGGCCGCATATTTTCCCAGGTCGTTGAGGGTTCCGGAGCCGACCGAAATCACCAGTGCCTTGTCGGCACTGAGCATGCGGACCTTGGCAACGGTTTGATCATCGGCCACCGGGTCGGCGTCAAGGAGGAAACTGGTCAGATTGACGCCGGTTGCCCGCAGCTGCTCCTCCAGGGTATGACCGACCACGCGCTGAACATCCGGATCGCTGAGCAGCAAAACCGGCTGGTCGGCAAAAACCGCCCGGCAATCGTCGGCCATGACCCGTGCGGCATCGACACCCAAGTAAAGGGTTGCGGTCGGCGCGGGATGCGGCTTTCCACAGGTACAACCGCTCAGCCCGGTGTGCGGGTCGATAATAAAGGGGTGATTATTGATGTTGACCATCGTCATTTTTCCCTTTCCACCAGACCTTTGACAAACCAGCGCTGCATCACCAGCACCACCAGCACCGGCGGCAGCACCACAATCAGCGCTCCAGCCATGGCGATATGCCAGTCTGGTGGATCTTCCGGGGACGGCAGCAGGTGTTTCAGGCCGATCACCGCCGTGGTCATCTTCGGGTCCGTGGTGATCAGCAACGGCCAAAGATACTGATTCCAGCCGTAAACGAACTCGATCACCACCAGGGCGGCAATATTGGTTTTGGACAGCGGCACGAGGATTTTCCAGAAAAAGGTCATCGGCGAGGCACCGTCCATCTTAGCGGCTTCGCAGAGTTCTTCCGGAATGGTCAGAAAAAACTGCCGGAACAGAAAGGTACAGGTGGCGGACGCGGTCAGCGGCAGAATCAACCCGGCATAACTATCGAGCAGGCTGAATTCCAGCTTGACCGAAATATCATGTCCGGCGAACCAGCTGACCAGTCCGTTCAAACCCAAGGCATCCCAGAGCGGCTGGAGGGGACCGAACAGGTTGGCAGCCATTTCGTAAGTGGGCAGAATGCGCACCTCCACCGGCAACATCAGGGTACAGAAGACCGTCGCGAAGGCCACCGCGCGTAGCCGGTAATCAAAATAGACAATGGAAAAAGCGCCGAACAGCGAAACCACGATTTTCCCGAAGGTGATACCGCCCGCCATGATAAAGGAGTTCAGCAGCTGCGTCCCCAGGTCGCCGCGGTTCCAGGCCGTGGCCAGGTTGGCAAACAGCTGATCCCCCGGAATCAACGGCATGGGCACTCGCGAAACCTCTTCGAGGGGCAAGGTTGCGGCAATAATGGCATAGAAGATCGGGAAGCCAACCACGGCAATTCCCGCAATCAACGCCACATAGGTGAACAGGTCAAGGGCCGGTGTCTTTTCAACCATCATAGCGTTACCCGGTATATTGGACTTTTCGTTCCACATATTTGAATTGCAGAACGGTAATCAGAATGATCAGCGCCATCAACACAATGGACTGGGCCGAAGAGGAGCCGAGATTCAGACCGACAAAGCCATCCTGGTAGACCTTGTAGACCAGAATATTGGTTGCCCCGCCCGGCCCGCCCTGGGTCACGGTATGGATGATGCCGAAGGACTCGAAGAACGAAAAGATAATGGTCATCACTGTGACAAAGAACATGGTCGGCGACAACAACGGAAAGGTGATGGTCCAAAAGCGCCGGAAAGGCCCGGCCCCATCCATGGCTGCTGCTTCAATGAGGGAATGCGGCACCGCCTGCAGTCCGGCCAGGAAAAAAACGAAATTGTAGCTGATGTTCTTCCAGGAACTGGCCAGGACGATCATCAGCATGGCATGGGAGCCTTCCAGAAGCGGGTTCCAGGCCAGACCGAACCATTTTTCCAGAAAGATCGCGATCACCCCATAGGAAGGATGGAGCAGAAACAGCCAGAGGATTCCGGAGATGGCCGGAGCGATGGCATAGGGCCAGATCAGCAGAGTCCGGGTCACGGCGGTCAGCCGCAAAGCCCGGTTGGCCATGGTCGCCAGGAACAATCCGACACAGATGGAGACCAGCGCCACCGAACCGCTGAACAGCAGCGTGGTCATAATCGATTTCAGGTAGAGGGGATCGGTGAACAAGGCCACATAGTTGTCGAACCAGACAAAGCGGGTCCGCAAACCGAACGGATCGCTCAACTGGAAAGAGGCCACCAGGCCCTGCAATGCAGGCCAGTAGAAAAAAGTCACAGTGATCAGAATCTGCGGCAGAATCAGCAGATAGGGCAGCGACCGGGTTTTGAAATAGGAGCGTTTTTTGATCATGGGGAGAATCCGCTTTTCTGCCCGGAACCGCTGTTTTCACGGCGGTCCCGGGACGGTCTAACAGCAGAAGAGATGGATCGTTACAGCTCTTTGGCCTCTATTTATAGGTTCGCTCAAATTCACGCAATTTTTCATTACTTCTGGCCACGGCGCTGTCCATCGCCGCTTGCGGAGTCTTGGTCCCGTTCCAGACCAGTTCCAGCTCTTCATTGATGATATTGCGAATCTGAATGAAGTAGCCCAGCCGCAAGCCGCGGGAGATTTTGGTCGGCTCCCGCCGGGTCAGCTGTTTGATGCCGACTTCCTGATAGGGATACTCCTTGTAGTAGCCGTCTGCCTTGAGCTGCTGGTACGCGGCCAGAGTAATGGGGAAATAACCGGTCTCCTTATGCCAGAGCACCTGTGATTCGGTCCCGGCCAGGTGATTCAAAAACGCCGCCACTCCGGCATAGTCTTTTTCAGGCAGGCCCTTGAATACCCACAGGGAAGCACCGCCGATGATGCTGTTCTGTGGTTCTTTCATCCAGGATTCAACGGGCAGCGGAGCGATATCCCAAGTGAAGTCCTTGACCGCAGACTGCAGCTTGGCGATCCCGCTGATGGAATCGATGTAAAGCCCGGCATTCTGGGCAATGAACTCCGATTTGGGTCCCTGGTATTTTTGACCACCGTAATAAAAGCGGTTATCGGCCATCCAGCTTTTCAGCCGGGCGATATGGTTGACCACCTTATCGTTGTTGATCAGCAGTTCGGTATCCAGACCTTCGTAGCCATTGGCCTTGCTGGCAAACGGCAGATTGTGAATCGCGCTGTAATTCTCCACCTGGGTCCAGGACTGCCAGGCGGTCACCAACCCGCCTTCGACCCCGGAAGCAACCAGCTTGGCGGTGATTTCGCCCATTTCATCCCAGGTCACCGGTTTATCTTTGGAGAGCAGCGGCAGACCGGCCTTCTTGAACAGATCGACATTGTAATACATGACCGGGGTGGAGGAATTGAACGGCATCGACATCAGTTTGCCGTCCGCGTTCATATAATAGGAAAGCACCGGTTGCAGATACTGGGACCAGTCGATGTTATAGCCCTG
This genomic window from Pelobacter seleniigenes DSM 18267 contains:
- a CDS encoding diguanylate cyclase — translated: MSILTVLLVVGFLFTSIVSYFVAQKTLAEQIAGSTLPLTSDNIYSEIQQDLLRPIFISSLMAHDTFVRDWVLAGETDPDKMVRYLREIQKRYGTVTSFFVSEYSHHYYHSSGVLKTVSPDDPQDRWYFNMPKVLQDYQVNIDRDTSDLTSMTVFINYKVYDYLGNYIGTIGVGLGVKSVKGLIETYQERYGRTIFFTDRQGKVALVGSQYDGPNSLRDIPGLDIYATQILTSPSTSLTYQQDNHTYYFNSRLVEDFNWYLIVLEKETAGEARIQKTLLINIAISLAITTVVLIIAGITIGNYQKRLEAMATTDKLTGLTNRQMFDFLYKQAWKANLRRKTALSILIIDIDHFKHVNDTYGHPAGDQVLQAVAKALAETLRGDDMLFRWGGEEFLALLSDCSIDQARILAERLRSRVEEQAIYRGEATIQVTVSLGAAELQVDEEADRLISRADQALYRAKHGGRNRVETATGQSS
- a CDS encoding nuclear transport factor 2 family protein, whose protein sequence is MTPKELIEQWVEAFNAGDVLRLAEFYSEDAVNHQVAEQPVVGRQAIAEMFAREFARADMTCLVENLFADGDWAILEWKDPLGLRGCGFFRIEQGKIAIQRGYWDKLSFLRQHGLPLPTE
- a CDS encoding iron-containing alcohol dehydrogenase yields the protein MTMVNINNHPFIIDPHTGLSGCTCGKPHPAPTATLYLGVDAARVMADDCRAVFADQPVLLLSDPDVQRVVGHTLEEQLRATGVNLTSFLLDADPVADDQTVAKVRMLSADKALVISVGSGTLNDLGKYAASADGKPFWVMPTAPSMNGYTSGIAAIKVKGVKRTLPATPPERLYVLPEVIQNAPLKLRQAGFCDVLAKVVSDIDWQAESLLFSQSYCGLPAAMMAGVEKDYSEQPEAIGRGEEKAVMGLFHGLLISGVAMSLAGSSAPASGGEHLMSHFWDMREPLTGRVPERHGLQVGLGIILSAACYQLLAGLDKKALAPRAEAEFSATAARIPEIWGPYAAEVAGQFANKRDALAAFDEQLPRYWEKLRPLFGQVRPPEYFVELFSRVGAPFGLEAFRLSVDEFLLAAMNSRAIRERITVLDFAAHAGILEQAAARALALIRT
- a CDS encoding ABC transporter permease subunit, with protein sequence MVEKTPALDLFTYVALIAGIAVVGFPIFYAIIAATLPLEEVSRVPMPLIPGDQLFANLATAWNRGDLGTQLLNSFIMAGGITFGKIVVSLFGAFSIVYFDYRLRAVAFATVFCTLMLPVEVRILPTYEMAANLFGPLQPLWDALGLNGLVSWFAGHDISVKLEFSLLDSYAGLILPLTASATCTFLFRQFFLTIPEELCEAAKMDGASPMTFFWKILVPLSKTNIAALVVIEFVYGWNQYLWPLLITTDPKMTTAVIGLKHLLPSPEDPPDWHIAMAGALIVVLPPVLVVLVMQRWFVKGLVEREK
- the ugpA gene encoding sn-glycerol-3-phosphate ABC transporter permease UgpA, coding for MKKRSYFKTRSLPYLLILPQILITVTFFYWPALQGLVASFQLSDPFGLRTRFVWFDNYVALFTDPLYLKSIMTTLLFSGSVALVSICVGLFLATMANRALRLTAVTRTLLIWPYAIAPAISGILWLFLLHPSYGVIAIFLEKWFGLAWNPLLEGSHAMLMIVLASSWKNISYNFVFFLAGLQAVPHSLIEAAAMDGAGPFRRFWTITFPLLSPTMFFVTVMTIIFSFFESFGIIHTVTQGGPGGATNILVYKVYQDGFVGLNLGSSSAQSIVLMALIILITVLQFKYVERKVQYTG
- the ugpB gene encoding sn-glycerol-3-phosphate ABC transporter substrate-binding protein UgpB, whose product is MSKAKCLWLFLGFCMLIGSANSVFAKPIEIHWWHAMRGARGETVQKIVDSFNNSQSEYKVIPTYKGEYDEVVNAGIAAVRAGKQPHILQVFEVGTQTMMLSGAIYPVYQLMGDQGYNIDWSQYLQPVLSYYMNADGKLMSMPFNSSTPVMYYNVDLFKKAGLPLLSKDKPVTWDEMGEITAKLVASGVEGGLVTAWQSWTQVENYSAIHNLPFASKANGYEGLDTELLINNDKVVNHIARLKSWMADNRFYYGGQKYQGPKSEFIAQNAGLYIDSISGIAKLQSAVKDFTWDIAPLPVESWMKEPQNSIIGGASLWVFKGLPEKDYAGVAAFLNHLAGTESQVLWHKETGYFPITLAAYQQLKADGYYKEYPYQEVGIKQLTRREPTKISRGLRLGYFIQIRNIINEELELVWNGTKTPQAAMDSAVARSNEKLREFERTYK